A single genomic interval of Chloracidobacterium validum harbors:
- the ftsA gene encoding cell division protein FtsA: MARGTPYTASLDLGSTRTRIVIATPVPDRDRWTVAGYADVPSKGMRKGVVVNIELVEETIRQALTEAEKMAGIEVSSVHASLSGMHVRGLNGHGVVAVSHRNRQITAADVQRVIEQASAISLPSDRGIVEVLPQEFVVDEQDGIGDPLGMLGMRLEVTIHIVTSPVTASQNIVTSANRLGMIVEDLTLGSLAAATATLTDEEREYGTAIVDIGGEITSLAVFQRGAVRHTAMFGIGGTSFTNDIAVGLRSSVPEAERIKQAFGCAFAPLLHPDERQEQLEFAASGGRPRLLSRHVLCDMLQPRAEEIFKQLQENIREAGLERKLSSGLVLTGGGSLLSGIPELAERMLDVPVRIGTPTGLDGLNEELRRAEWATSIGLILSSIRPRANHHLRQRETGWRDWLTGIKNFFSSPNSAR; the protein is encoded by the coding sequence ATGGCTCGGGGCACTCCCTATACGGCGAGCCTGGACCTTGGCTCGACCCGAACCCGCATCGTGATTGCGACCCCAGTTCCTGACCGTGACCGCTGGACGGTGGCCGGTTATGCCGATGTTCCATCCAAAGGCATGCGCAAGGGCGTCGTCGTGAATATCGAACTGGTTGAAGAGACGATTCGCCAGGCGCTCACCGAAGCCGAAAAGATGGCCGGAATCGAGGTTTCTTCAGTTCATGCGAGCTTGTCCGGCATGCATGTTCGGGGGCTGAATGGTCACGGTGTCGTGGCGGTCTCGCACCGCAATCGGCAGATTACGGCGGCGGATGTCCAGCGGGTGATTGAGCAGGCGAGCGCCATCAGCCTGCCGTCCGACCGCGGAATTGTCGAGGTTCTTCCGCAAGAATTCGTCGTGGATGAGCAGGATGGCATTGGCGACCCCCTCGGTATGTTGGGGATGCGGCTCGAAGTTACCATACATATAGTGACTTCGCCGGTGACTGCCTCACAAAACATCGTGACAAGCGCAAACCGGCTGGGTATGATTGTCGAAGACCTCACCCTCGGTTCCCTTGCTGCGGCAACGGCTACGCTCACTGACGAAGAACGTGAATACGGTACGGCCATCGTTGACATTGGTGGTGAAATCACCAGCCTTGCAGTGTTTCAGCGTGGCGCGGTCCGCCACACGGCCATGTTTGGAATCGGGGGAACATCTTTCACGAATGATATTGCGGTGGGGCTTCGGTCGTCCGTGCCGGAAGCTGAACGCATCAAGCAAGCTTTTGGATGCGCTTTCGCGCCCCTATTGCACCCTGATGAGCGCCAGGAACAGTTGGAATTCGCTGCTTCCGGTGGCCGTCCCCGCCTGCTTTCACGGCACGTCTTGTGTGACATGCTCCAGCCGCGGGCCGAAGAGATTTTCAAGCAACTTCAGGAGAATATTCGAGAAGCAGGATTGGAGCGAAAACTGTCAAGCGGCTTGGTTCTGACGGGTGGTGGCAGCCTTTTATCAGGCATTCCCGAACTCGCGGAGCGCATGCTCGACGTTCCGGTGCGAATTGGCACGCCGACCGGACTTGACGGGCTAAACGAAGAACTTCGGCGCGCCGAGTGGGCAACCTCGATTGGATTGATTCTTTCGAGCATTCGTCCACGGGCAAATCATCATTTGCGGCAACGTGAGACGGGTTGGCGAGATTGGTTGACGGGTATAAAAAATTTCTTTTCTTCGCCGAATTCGGCGCGCTGA
- the ftsZ gene encoding cell division protein FtsZ: MENTISKGANIKVIGVGGGGGNAVNRMIESGIEGISFLVVNTDMQALSMSKAQVKIQIGSKKTRGLGAGADPKTGREAALEDTDKIIDALEGADMVFITAGMGGGTGTGAAPIVAGLASEMEILTVAVVTKPFGFEGRRRMTNAENGIKELHQCVDTIITIPNDRLLTTVDRNTSLADSFRMADDVLRQAVQGISDLITVPGMINLDFADVRTIMRGSGIALMGTGQASGENRAIQATNAAIASPLLEEASIEGARGVLVNVTGGSNLTLHEVNEATSIIQKAAHPEANIIFGAVIDERMQEDMKITVIATGFDQVAQAANHPPATTTTAVAGNVVTAPSFGRVASSNPESDLLETPAFLRRKAE, encoded by the coding sequence GTGGAAAACACAATCTCGAAAGGTGCAAACATCAAGGTTATCGGCGTCGGCGGGGGCGGTGGCAATGCTGTCAATCGCATGATTGAGTCAGGCATCGAAGGTATCTCCTTCCTGGTGGTCAATACCGACATGCAGGCGCTCAGCATGTCAAAGGCGCAGGTCAAGATTCAGATTGGCAGCAAAAAGACACGTGGGTTGGGGGCGGGGGCCGACCCCAAAACAGGACGCGAAGCTGCCCTTGAAGACACCGATAAGATCATAGACGCTCTGGAAGGTGCGGACATGGTCTTCATCACGGCCGGGATGGGTGGTGGAACCGGAACTGGCGCCGCACCGATTGTCGCCGGACTCGCCAGTGAAATGGAAATCCTGACCGTGGCCGTCGTCACCAAGCCCTTCGGATTTGAAGGGCGGCGGCGCATGACGAATGCCGAGAATGGTATCAAGGAGCTTCACCAGTGCGTGGACACCATCATCACCATTCCTAACGACCGCCTTCTGACCACCGTGGATCGCAACACGTCGCTGGCAGATTCATTCCGCATGGCGGACGATGTCCTGCGGCAGGCCGTACAGGGCATTTCAGACCTCATCACTGTTCCCGGCATGATCAACCTCGACTTTGCCGACGTGCGCACGATTATGCGCGGCTCCGGTATCGCGCTCATGGGAACCGGTCAAGCCTCTGGTGAAAACCGGGCCATCCAGGCCACCAACGCGGCGATTGCCAGCCCGCTCCTGGAAGAAGCCTCGATTGAAGGGGCAAGGGGGGTTCTCGTCAACGTGACCGGCGGCAGCAACCTGACGCTGCACGAGGTCAACGAAGCGACTTCCATCATTCAGAAAGCCGCGCACCCAGAAGCCAATATCATCTTTGGCGCGGTCATTGATGAACGGATGCAGGAGGACATGAAAATCACGGTCATTGCAACCGGTTTTGACCAGGTCGCCCAAGCCGCCAATCACCCACCGGCGACGACAACGACGGCGGTGGCCGGCAACGTCGTCACCGCACCATCCTTTGGGCGAGTGGCAAGCTCCAATCCCGAATCTGATCTGTTGGAGACCCCAGCCTTCCTCCGGCGCAAAGCCGAATAG